A region of Brevundimonas sp. NIBR10 DNA encodes the following proteins:
- a CDS encoding S9 family peptidase, with translation MIIPHARRLALPAALVWALGAAAAAAQNAAPAASGSLVYQQPPAPIAAILDARPTPSASVSPDNKVLALLDRSNLPTIAELAEPQLRLAGYRINPRNNGPANARISWLTGLSFQSVAGGAARVVALPAGARFTATTWSPDGKRLAFLLDRPDGLELWVADVATATATALTGPRVNAAAGAEIDWLPDSSAILTLLTPEGRGAAPDTARAPTGPTVAESMGRAAPVRTYQDLLTDPVDAAQFDYYFTVQLARVGLDGQMRLLGAPGVILNVSASPDGRFILQTVAKGPWSYSVPAGLFPADVFVTDADGKLVHRVADLPLRDDIPIAFDAVAPGPRAAQWRADAPATLVWVEAQDGGDPRKPAEVRDRLFSLAAPFDAAPQTLVNLKERYDGVRWGRNDVALVNSQWFNTRHETRYVVDPSRPGTARVLLERNYQDRYNNPGDPILEPNAAGRSVLQFTADGSGVLMTGPGASASGEHPFLSAMNLTTGRSTRLWQAAENDYETVVGLVDPTSRRIITRRESRLDPPNLQIRDTRNGRITPLTRFPDPAPQLAGVTQQSITYTRDDGVQLSGTLYLPAGYDKTRDGPLPMLMWAYPAEFTGRRRRRSGRRHGQPFRAARRLQPPVPADPGLCDPGQPLHADHRQGRGRAQRYLRRPADGGREGGRRCGGGHGRRRPRPHRRRRPQLRRLHDRQPAGPHRSVPHRHRAFRRL, from the coding sequence ATGATCATCCCACACGCCCGCCGTCTGGCCTTGCCCGCCGCTCTTGTCTGGGCGCTCGGCGCCGCAGCGGCGGCCGCCCAGAATGCCGCGCCTGCCGCCAGCGGGTCGCTGGTTTACCAGCAGCCGCCGGCGCCCATCGCCGCCATCCTGGACGCGCGGCCGACGCCGAGCGCCAGCGTCAGCCCGGACAACAAGGTGCTGGCCCTGCTGGACCGGTCCAACCTGCCGACCATCGCCGAACTGGCCGAGCCCCAGCTGAGGCTGGCCGGATACCGCATCAACCCTCGCAACAACGGCCCGGCCAACGCCCGCATCTCCTGGCTGACCGGGCTCAGCTTCCAGTCGGTCGCTGGCGGCGCGGCGCGCGTCGTCGCCCTGCCGGCCGGCGCCCGTTTCACGGCGACGACCTGGTCGCCGGACGGCAAGCGGCTGGCCTTCCTGCTGGACCGGCCCGACGGGCTTGAGCTGTGGGTCGCCGACGTCGCTACCGCCACGGCCACGGCCCTGACCGGCCCGCGCGTCAATGCGGCGGCCGGCGCCGAGATCGACTGGCTGCCCGACAGCTCGGCCATCCTGACCCTGCTGACGCCCGAAGGCCGCGGCGCCGCGCCGGACACCGCCCGCGCCCCGACCGGCCCCACGGTCGCTGAAAGCATGGGACGCGCCGCCCCGGTGCGCACCTATCAGGACCTGCTGACCGATCCGGTCGACGCCGCCCAGTTCGACTATTATTTCACCGTCCAACTGGCCCGGGTCGGCCTGGACGGCCAGATGCGCCTCCTCGGCGCGCCGGGCGTGATCCTGAACGTTTCGGCCTCGCCCGACGGGCGCTTCATCCTCCAGACCGTGGCCAAGGGACCGTGGAGCTATTCGGTCCCGGCGGGCCTGTTCCCGGCCGACGTCTTCGTCACCGACGCCGACGGCAAGCTCGTCCACCGCGTCGCCGACCTGCCGCTGCGTGACGATATCCCGATCGCCTTCGACGCCGTGGCGCCCGGCCCGCGCGCGGCCCAGTGGCGCGCCGACGCCCCGGCGACCCTGGTCTGGGTCGAGGCCCAGGACGGTGGCGATCCGCGCAAACCCGCCGAGGTTCGCGACCGCCTGTTCAGCCTGGCCGCGCCCTTCGACGCCGCGCCCCAGACCCTGGTGAACCTCAAGGAGCGCTACGACGGCGTGCGCTGGGGCCGCAACGATGTCGCCCTGGTCAACAGCCAGTGGTTCAACACCCGCCACGAGACCCGCTACGTCGTCGACCCGTCCCGCCCGGGAACGGCGCGCGTCCTGCTGGAGCGCAACTATCAGGACCGGTACAACAATCCCGGCGATCCGATCCTGGAGCCCAACGCCGCCGGACGTTCGGTGCTTCAGTTCACCGCCGACGGATCGGGCGTGCTGATGACCGGCCCCGGCGCCTCGGCCTCGGGTGAGCATCCCTTCCTGTCCGCGATGAACCTGACCACCGGGCGTTCGACCCGTCTGTGGCAGGCCGCCGAGAACGACTATGAGACGGTGGTCGGCCTCGTCGATCCCACGAGCCGCCGGATCATCACCCGGCGCGAGAGCCGTCTCGATCCGCCGAACCTGCAGATCCGCGACACCCGTAACGGCCGGATCACCCCCCTGACCCGCTTCCCTGACCCGGCGCCGCAGCTGGCCGGGGTGACCCAGCAGTCCATCACCTACACCCGCGACGACGGGGTACAGCTGTCGGGGACCCTCTATCTGCCGGCCGGTTACGACAAGACCCGGGACGGCCCCCTGCCGATGCTGATGTGGGCCTATCCCGCCGAGTTCACCGGACGCCGCCGTCGCCGGTCAGGTCGTCGGCACGGGCAACCGTTTCGTGCGGCCCGGCGGCTCCAGCCACCTGTTCCTGCTGACCCAGGGCTATGCGATCCTGGACAACCCCTCCATGCCGATCATCGGCAAGGACGGGGCCGAGCCCAACGATACCTACGTCGCCCAGCTGACGGCGGACGCGAAGGCGGCCGTCGATGCGGTGGTGGCCATGGGCGTCGCCGACCGCGACCGCATCGCCGTCGGCGGCCACAGCTACGGCGCCTTCATGACCGCCAACCTGCTGGCCCACACCGATCTGTTCCGCACCGGCATCGCGCGTTCCGGCGCCTATAA
- the cobN gene encoding cobaltochelatase subunit CobN → MMLVLLTGLSAAGGASAQGADPAQVGVRVQVIASDFVLASKFHRLAAYATGEGVSVRGATVSTLGTQPDWGEADLILLDTPRPADVEAVQARIGDALDRSGRPWVRIGGGPPAFGGLPPDVARRIAGYYAAGGEANFTVLFRYLSRWKAGTSVEGLPAPAPLGEVGYYNPATAIHGADGFRAWLQGRPLRPRVAILMSASSVGDDDTAVHDALIAALDAKGIDGVGVWFDQRSPRGLIDALAPLSPDLIVNTQHIVAGGAMRDQLVALDRPVVMTFSYREGDAAAWRASATGLSSRSAAALLAPPETWGMSDPMVISAVDHDALVPIPEQIEAVAARAARLVALRRTANADKHIALMFWNHPGGEANISASNLNVPRSLEALSQDLNAAGYAVPPLPERRWIEAGQGMLGVFYRHDELDGLIGKGLAVTLPVARYRAWLNSLSADRREAIVARWGDPGRHWAVRTIDGQAVFVIPAFHDGALTVLPQPPRAARVGEAYHDTAAAPDHLYLAAYLWVRETSGADALIHLGTHGTQEFLPGKDRGPSIDDDALMVLGDLPVVYPYIQDNVGEATQAKRRGRAVVVSHQTPPFSPAGLNDELKDLHALIHQELQLDDGPVKDQVRKQILTLAQTRGIDADMGWTPAAANADFPTFSARLHDYLHQVGGAPTPMGLHTFGRAAAPEHRLTTVLQQLGRPFFDALGADQTETLAEDEATLRSSPAFRLLQHHLRDGAPPDEIEDLALRAQVERALMLDRRLAETGESEALLKALSGRFVLPGEGGDPVRNPEAVGGRNLYGFEPDKVPAPAAYEAAAGGLDSLRDSYAAEHQGQPLTKMAVSLWSSETIRTLGLPEAQVLQALGLRPRRDAGGRVTALDIIPAQELGRPRIDVVVHATGVYRDQFDGFLRLLADAVERIADLDEPGDPVAANSHKAARRLIAEGVSPEEAERLGRARIFSNAPGDYGSGLPEAVRDTDGWDDAEALADPFLDRLGYVYGGGRWGDKPTGGAGVFAAQLADVQAATLARSSNLHGVLSTDHVFEYLGGLSLAIRRAGGEAPSLYITDARAGAPKAVAARDFLAAEIRSRYTNRAWIEAMQAEGYAGTLAIIDVADNLFGWQATAPGVVRPDQWQALHDVYVRDERGLGLRQWFQTNNPTAESQVVERLKDAIRKGFWSPDARTRQELDDRLTDIARAASGAGTGFGRASVATPRPGRAAQAPAAAEAAEAPSPTPKPADTVHGRVLEKLSPPALLPAAPPPWGGGLLLLALLAGGVSRLFASRRKFAHASV, encoded by the coding sequence ATGATGCTCGTTCTGCTGACCGGCCTTTCGGCCGCCGGCGGCGCGAGCGCCCAGGGCGCAGACCCGGCCCAGGTCGGCGTCAGGGTCCAGGTGATCGCAAGCGACTTCGTTCTGGCGTCCAAATTCCACCGGCTGGCCGCCTACGCTACAGGCGAAGGGGTCTCGGTGCGCGGCGCGACCGTGTCGACGCTTGGGACCCAGCCCGACTGGGGCGAGGCGGACCTGATCCTGCTGGATACGCCGCGTCCGGCCGATGTCGAGGCCGTGCAGGCCCGGATCGGCGACGCTCTGGACCGCTCGGGCCGCCCCTGGGTCAGGATCGGGGGCGGGCCTCCGGCCTTCGGCGGCCTGCCGCCCGACGTCGCGCGCCGGATCGCGGGCTATTATGCGGCGGGCGGCGAGGCGAACTTCACGGTCCTGTTCCGGTATCTGTCACGGTGGAAGGCCGGGACGTCGGTCGAGGGCTTGCCTGCCCCGGCGCCTCTGGGCGAGGTCGGCTACTACAACCCCGCGACCGCGATCCATGGCGCCGACGGGTTCCGCGCCTGGCTGCAGGGGCGGCCCCTCCGGCCCCGCGTCGCCATCCTGATGTCCGCGTCCAGCGTCGGCGATGACGACACGGCCGTGCATGATGCGCTCATCGCCGCCCTCGACGCCAAAGGGATCGACGGCGTGGGGGTCTGGTTCGACCAGAGAAGCCCGCGAGGCCTGATCGACGCGCTGGCGCCGCTCTCGCCCGATCTGATCGTCAACACCCAGCATATCGTGGCGGGCGGGGCGATGCGCGACCAGCTGGTTGCGCTCGACAGGCCTGTCGTGATGACCTTTTCGTATCGCGAAGGCGACGCGGCCGCCTGGCGGGCGTCGGCGACGGGTCTGTCCAGCCGATCCGCGGCCGCGCTTCTGGCCCCGCCGGAGACCTGGGGCATGAGCGATCCCATGGTGATCTCGGCGGTGGATCACGACGCCCTGGTTCCGATCCCCGAACAGATCGAGGCGGTCGCCGCCCGCGCCGCGCGACTGGTCGCCCTGCGCCGCACGGCCAATGCCGACAAGCACATCGCCTTGATGTTCTGGAACCACCCGGGCGGGGAGGCCAATATCTCGGCGTCCAATCTGAACGTGCCGCGCAGCCTCGAGGCCTTGAGCCAGGACCTCAACGCGGCCGGTTACGCCGTCCCGCCCCTGCCCGAGCGACGCTGGATCGAGGCGGGGCAGGGGATGCTGGGCGTCTTCTACCGTCACGATGAACTGGACGGCCTGATAGGCAAAGGGCTGGCGGTGACCCTGCCGGTCGCGCGCTACCGCGCCTGGTTGAACAGCCTCTCCGCCGATCGCCGTGAGGCCATTGTCGCGCGCTGGGGCGATCCCGGCCGGCATTGGGCGGTCCGCACCATCGACGGGCAGGCGGTCTTCGTCATTCCCGCCTTCCACGACGGCGCCCTGACGGTGTTGCCGCAGCCGCCGCGCGCTGCACGGGTCGGCGAAGCCTATCACGACACGGCCGCGGCCCCGGACCATCTCTATCTGGCCGCCTATCTGTGGGTGCGCGAGACGTCCGGGGCCGACGCCCTGATCCATCTGGGCACCCATGGGACCCAGGAGTTTCTGCCCGGCAAGGACCGCGGTCCTTCGATCGACGACGACGCCCTGATGGTGCTGGGCGACCTGCCCGTGGTCTATCCCTACATCCAGGACAATGTCGGGGAAGCCACCCAGGCCAAGCGTCGGGGACGAGCCGTGGTCGTCAGTCACCAGACCCCGCCGTTTTCGCCGGCCGGGCTGAATGACGAACTCAAGGATCTGCACGCCCTCATCCACCAGGAACTGCAGCTCGACGACGGGCCGGTGAAGGACCAGGTCCGGAAGCAAATCCTTACGCTGGCCCAGACGCGCGGGATCGACGCCGACATGGGCTGGACTCCGGCGGCGGCGAACGCCGACTTCCCGACCTTCTCGGCCCGGCTGCATGACTATCTGCACCAGGTCGGCGGGGCGCCGACGCCGATGGGGCTCCATACCTTCGGTCGTGCGGCCGCGCCGGAGCACCGCCTGACCACCGTGCTGCAGCAACTCGGTCGTCCCTTCTTCGACGCCCTGGGCGCGGACCAGACCGAGACCCTGGCCGAGGACGAGGCGACCTTGCGATCCAGCCCGGCCTTCCGGCTTCTCCAGCATCATCTTCGCGACGGCGCGCCGCCGGACGAGATCGAGGATCTGGCGCTCCGGGCCCAGGTCGAGCGCGCCCTGATGCTCGATCGCCGCCTCGCCGAGACCGGCGAGAGCGAGGCGCTCCTCAAGGCCCTTTCCGGCCGGTTTGTTCTGCCCGGCGAGGGCGGCGACCCGGTGCGCAATCCCGAGGCCGTGGGCGGGCGTAACCTCTACGGGTTTGAGCCGGACAAGGTCCCGGCGCCCGCAGCCTATGAGGCCGCGGCCGGCGGCCTGGACAGTCTGCGCGACAGCTATGCCGCCGAACACCAGGGTCAGCCCCTGACCAAGATGGCGGTCAGCCTGTGGTCGTCCGAGACCATCCGCACCCTGGGCCTGCCGGAGGCCCAGGTGCTGCAGGCCCTGGGCCTGCGTCCCCGCCGGGATGCGGGCGGCCGGGTGACGGCGCTCGACATCATCCCCGCCCAGGAACTGGGCCGCCCGCGCATCGATGTGGTTGTCCACGCCACCGGCGTCTACCGCGATCAGTTCGACGGCTTCCTGCGGCTTCTTGCCGACGCGGTCGAGCGCATCGCGGACCTCGATGAGCCGGGCGATCCGGTCGCCGCCAACAGCCACAAGGCGGCCCGACGGCTGATCGCCGAAGGCGTTTCCCCTGAGGAGGCCGAACGCCTGGGCCGCGCCCGCATCTTCAGCAATGCGCCCGGCGACTACGGCAGCGGACTGCCCGAGGCGGTGCGCGACACCGACGGCTGGGACGACGCCGAGGCCCTGGCCGATCCCTTCCTGGATCGTCTGGGCTATGTCTATGGCGGCGGTAGATGGGGGGACAAACCCACCGGAGGGGCCGGCGTCTTCGCGGCGCAACTCGCTGACGTTCAGGCTGCGACCCTGGCCCGGTCCTCGAACCTGCACGGCGTTCTCTCGACCGACCACGTCTTTGAATATCTGGGCGGTCTGTCCCTGGCCATCCGTCGGGCGGGCGGCGAGGCGCCGTCGCTCTACATCACCGACGCCCGGGCGGGGGCGCCCAAGGCCGTCGCGGCGAGGGACTTCCTCGCCGCCGAAATCCGCAGCCGCTACACCAATCGCGCCTGGATCGAGGCGATGCAGGCCGAGGGCTATGCCGGAACCCTGGCGATCATCGATGTGGCGGACAATCTGTTCGGCTGGCAGGCGACGGCGCCCGGCGTGGTGCGCCCCGACCAGTGGCAGGCCCTGCACGACGTCTATGTCCGCGACGAGCGCGGGCTTGGTCTGCGCCAGTGGTTCCAGACCAACAATCCGACGGCGGAAAGTCAGGTTGTGGAGCGTCTTAAGGATGCGATCCGCAAGGGCTTCTGGTCGCCCGACGCCCGCACGCGCCAGGAGCTCGACGACCGACTGACGGACATCGCCAGGGCTGCGAGCGGCGCCGGAACCGGCTTCGGGCGAGCCTCGGTCGCGACGCCGCGCCCGGGCCGGGCCGCTCAGGCCCCGGCGGCGGCTGAGGCCGCAGAGGCGCCGTCACCGACCCCGAAGCCTGCGGACACCGTTCACGGCCGGGTGCTGGAGAAACTGTCGCCGCCCGCCCTGCTTCCGGCCGCACCCCCGCCCTGGGGCGGCGGACTTCTGCTTCTCGCCCTTCTCGCCGGCGGCGTTAGCCGCCTGTTCGCCTCCCGCCGAAAGTTCGCCCATGCCTCCGTTTGA
- a CDS encoding DUF2149 domain-containing protein: MRFLEEDDDDPIAAVVNLIDVFVVIIAVLLVVLVQNPLSPFNARDLVVVENPGKADMRITVKEGDELTRYESRGQIGEGQGVKAGSAYRLPDGKMIYVPE; encoded by the coding sequence ATGCGCTTTCTGGAAGAGGATGACGATGATCCCATCGCGGCCGTCGTCAATCTGATCGACGTATTCGTGGTCATCATCGCGGTCCTTTTGGTCGTGCTGGTTCAGAACCCGCTCAGTCCGTTCAACGCCCGCGATCTGGTGGTGGTCGAAAATCCCGGCAAGGCCGACATGCGCATCACCGTCAAGGAAGGCGACGAACTGACCCGTTACGAATCGCGTGGCCAGATCGGGGAAGGCCAGGGGGTCAAGGCCGGTTCGGCCTACCGCTTGCCGGACGGCAAGATGATCTATGTGCCCGAGTAG
- a CDS encoding MotA/TolQ/ExbB proton channel family protein, whose translation MPPFEVGLYQVASLFLIPALILIVAALAFSLFALGAFAVEAMQRRRPDWRAPLSRRPETASDDLELVIMKDLEGLRIVSRSAPMLGLVATMIPMGPALLALGRGDASGVGQNMVVAFSGVTLALIAASIAHYVLTVRRRWLLGDLRAIERTREAG comes from the coding sequence ATGCCTCCGTTTGAAGTCGGCCTGTATCAGGTCGCCAGCCTGTTCCTGATTCCGGCCCTGATCCTGATCGTCGCCGCCCTGGCGTTTTCCCTCTTCGCCCTCGGCGCCTTTGCGGTGGAGGCGATGCAGCGGCGGCGGCCGGACTGGCGTGCGCCGCTGTCGCGGCGCCCCGAGACCGCCAGCGATGACCTCGAACTGGTGATCATGAAGGATCTGGAAGGCCTGCGGATCGTCTCGCGCAGCGCGCCGATGCTGGGGCTGGTCGCCACCATGATCCCGATGGGGCCGGCGCTGCTCGCCCTGGGCCGGGGCGACGCCTCCGGCGTGGGTCAGAATATGGTGGTCGCCTTCTCGGGCGTGACGCTGGCCCTGATCGCCGCCAGCATCGCCCACTATGTGCTCACCGTTCGCCGTCGCTGGCTGCTGGGCGACCTCCGGGCGATCGAACGCACCCGGGAGGCCGGCTGA
- a CDS encoding CocE/NonD family hydrolase — translation MPRIHLTAVLAALAPSLLAATVASAALAQTVPPAQDDALTASKTEIPTAFQPGVPADNYVRREVMIPMRDGVRLHTVIIIPKGLTDAPMILDRTPYNANRLTNGTGSTHVEMLVRQGYGTLLQNGYILVAQDVRGKYGSEGDYVMNRPVVGPLNTTGVDHATDAYDTIDWLSKNVSESNGRVGTMGNSYDGFTVTQSLINPHPALKAAVPMMAMVDGWMGDDWFHNGAFRWLGAIDYALGQEGARSGGPAWPAACFDDYECALAAGSAAQLGEAKGVQQTGFWNQLLRHPSYDAWWQAQAVDKILATQPLKVPTLWVNGLWDQEDIYGTMAAYRAVEPKDVNNDMNFLVAGPWMHGGAYRDSGSSIGQVQFDSATAYYFQRHVLLPFLDAHLKTHGAPADISPVTLFESGRNEWRHLQSWPTDVPSRRLYLQAGNGLGFTAPAEGGPSDSNKAFDEYISDPAHPVPYIQRPVRGDAWRTWLATDQRPYSDRADVVTYVSEPLTEAVRISGNPQVHLFAATTGTDSDWVVKLIDVYPSEYWLQPEMGGYQLAVSMDIFRGRYRESLSDPKAIAPNRPLEYKWALPAASHTFLPGHRIMVQVQSSWFPLYDRNPQTFVPNIMFAKPGDYRRATQRVYHTGANATFIDLPLAVDQAGE, via the coding sequence GTGCCCAGGATCCACCTTACCGCCGTCCTCGCCGCCCTGGCCCCCTCGCTTCTGGCGGCGACCGTCGCCTCCGCCGCGCTCGCCCAAACGGTTCCGCCCGCGCAGGACGACGCCCTGACCGCGTCGAAGACCGAGATCCCGACCGCCTTCCAGCCGGGCGTCCCCGCCGACAACTACGTCCGGCGCGAGGTCATGATCCCCATGCGCGACGGGGTCCGGCTGCACACCGTCATCATCATCCCCAAGGGGCTGACCGATGCGCCGATGATCCTCGATCGCACTCCCTACAACGCCAATCGCCTGACCAACGGCACGGGCAGCACCCATGTGGAGATGCTGGTGCGTCAGGGCTACGGCACCCTGCTGCAGAACGGCTATATCCTCGTCGCCCAGGACGTGCGCGGGAAGTACGGATCCGAGGGCGACTACGTCATGAACCGACCCGTCGTCGGGCCGCTGAACACGACCGGCGTCGATCACGCCACGGACGCCTATGACACCATCGACTGGCTGTCGAAGAACGTGTCCGAGTCCAACGGTCGCGTCGGGACCATGGGCAACTCCTACGACGGCTTCACCGTCACCCAGAGCCTGATCAACCCCCACCCGGCGCTCAAGGCCGCCGTGCCGATGATGGCCATGGTCGACGGCTGGATGGGCGACGACTGGTTCCACAACGGCGCCTTCCGCTGGCTCGGCGCGATCGACTATGCCCTGGGACAGGAGGGCGCGCGCTCGGGCGGCCCGGCCTGGCCCGCCGCCTGTTTCGACGACTATGAGTGCGCCCTGGCCGCGGGCTCGGCGGCCCAGCTGGGCGAGGCCAAGGGGGTTCAGCAGACCGGCTTCTGGAACCAGTTGCTGCGCCACCCGTCCTACGACGCCTGGTGGCAGGCCCAGGCGGTGGACAAGATCCTGGCGACCCAGCCGCTCAAGGTGCCAACCCTCTGGGTCAACGGCCTGTGGGATCAGGAGGACATCTACGGGACGATGGCCGCCTATCGCGCCGTGGAGCCCAAGGACGTCAACAACGACATGAACTTCCTGGTCGCCGGCCCGTGGATGCACGGCGGCGCCTATCGCGACAGTGGCTCCAGCATCGGCCAGGTCCAGTTCGACAGCGCCACCGCCTACTATTTCCAGCGCCACGTCCTGCTGCCCTTCCTCGACGCCCATCTGAAGACCCACGGCGCGCCTGCGGACATCTCGCCGGTGACCCTGTTCGAGTCGGGGCGCAACGAGTGGCGTCACCTGCAGTCCTGGCCGACCGACGTCCCGTCGCGACGCCTCTATCTTCAGGCCGGCAACGGTCTGGGCTTCACCGCTCCGGCGGAAGGCGGCCCATCTGACAGCAACAAGGCCTTCGACGAATACATCTCCGACCCGGCCCATCCGGTGCCCTATATCCAGCGTCCGGTGCGCGGCGACGCCTGGCGGACCTGGCTGGCGACCGACCAGCGCCCCTACAGCGACCGCGCCGATGTCGTGACCTATGTCTCAGAGCCCCTGACCGAGGCGGTGCGCATCTCGGGCAATCCGCAGGTGCATCTGTTCGCCGCGACGACCGGCACGGACTCCGACTGGGTGGTCAAGCTGATCGACGTCTATCCCTCCGAATACTGGCTCCAGCCCGAGATGGGCGGCTATCAGCTGGCGGTGTCGATGGACATCTTCCGCGGCCGCTATCGCGAGAGCCTCAGCGATCCCAAGGCGATCGCGCCCAACCGGCCGCTGGAGTACAAATGGGCCCTGCCGGCGGCCAGCCACACCTTCCTGCCGGGGCACCGGATCATGGTGCAGGTCCAGTCCAGCTGGTTCCCGCTCTACGACCGCAACCCCCAGACCTTCGTGCCGAACATCATGTTCGCCAAGCCCGGGGATTATCGCCGCGCGACCCAGCGGGTCTATCACACCGGCGCCAACGCCACCTTCATCGACCTGCCCCTCGCGGTCGATCAGGCGGGGGAATGA
- a CDS encoding TonB-dependent receptor: protein MSLFLRSVSRAALAVAIVCPAAAAHASDEPVTAVPDVVVTATATKRTTADAPASVTVVDRDALQRRPVQDLTDVLRDVPGVTVNGAGLTRRGISIRGMPSEHTLVLLDGRRVNAAANAIQHADFDLGWVPAEAIDRVEVVRGPISSLYGSEALGGVVNVITRSATDEWLGSLTAMGGLREDGRGGETYSIGAYAGGPLLQDRLGLSLFAESKGRGNTPQAANERLSDLEDRETLTGSATLSWTPDAAQRIDFTVLAGHDERYRDTATTATVPVYYRYSDSVERRQYALSHTGEWGWGETVIRAYRSSLDRENTVTAGQTASRPIGMQDDIVDGRATFDRLAGHRVSLGGEWRRETLQDPAASTSGDLDGQRYALFAQDEWSLTSTLSLTGGARFDHHEKYGWQTSPRLYAVWAPVEGLTLKAGGGRGFKSPSLKQLSPEFVTVAAAGRFTVYGNPDLRPEIGVSYEASAEYRHDGWMGRVGVFDNDIEDLIETRCTQFCGVRGREVRLYQNISQARITGLEAGAVAPLPAGFILSADYTYLDSQNRDTGAPLSERPEHSGHATLRWQPDDGRFLQLRGEYVGEQFMLSNSIQYPVDAYTLVSLEGGYRLDPKLWVRAGVQNLGDVQMAEESAYFSFAEPGRFYYLSFTASF, encoded by the coding sequence ATGTCTTTGTTCCTGCGTTCCGTTTCACGGGCGGCGCTCGCCGTCGCCATCGTCTGTCCCGCCGCCGCAGCTCACGCGTCTGACGAGCCGGTCACCGCCGTGCCGGATGTCGTCGTCACGGCCACGGCGACCAAAAGAACCACGGCCGATGCACCTGCGAGCGTGACCGTCGTGGATCGCGACGCCCTGCAGCGTCGGCCCGTGCAGGACCTGACCGATGTCCTGCGCGATGTGCCGGGCGTGACGGTCAACGGCGCCGGCCTAACCCGTCGCGGCATTTCCATCCGCGGCATGCCGAGCGAACACACGCTGGTCCTGCTCGATGGACGTCGGGTCAATGCGGCCGCCAATGCGATCCAGCACGCGGATTTCGATCTGGGCTGGGTTCCGGCTGAGGCCATCGACCGCGTCGAGGTTGTGCGCGGCCCGATATCCTCCCTCTACGGATCCGAAGCCCTGGGCGGGGTGGTCAATGTGATCACGCGCAGCGCCACGGATGAATGGCTCGGCAGCCTGACGGCCATGGGCGGCCTGCGCGAGGACGGCCGCGGAGGCGAGACCTATTCGATCGGCGCCTACGCCGGCGGCCCGCTGCTTCAGGACCGGCTCGGTCTGAGCCTCTTCGCCGAAAGCAAGGGGCGCGGGAATACGCCCCAGGCCGCCAACGAGCGTCTGTCGGATCTCGAGGATCGCGAGACCCTGACGGGATCAGCCACCCTGAGCTGGACCCCTGATGCGGCGCAGCGGATCGACTTCACCGTGCTGGCCGGACACGACGAGCGCTACCGCGACACCGCCACCACCGCCACCGTCCCGGTCTATTACCGCTATTCCGACAGCGTGGAACGTCGCCAGTATGCGCTGTCGCATACGGGCGAATGGGGGTGGGGCGAGACCGTGATCCGGGCCTATCGCTCGAGCCTGGATCGTGAGAACACGGTGACGGCGGGCCAGACGGCCTCGCGTCCGATCGGCATGCAGGACGACATCGTCGATGGCCGGGCCACCTTCGACCGCCTGGCCGGGCACCGCGTCAGCCTTGGCGGCGAGTGGCGGCGCGAGACGCTGCAGGATCCCGCGGCCTCGACCTCCGGCGACCTCGACGGACAACGCTATGCCCTGTTCGCCCAGGACGAGTGGTCGCTGACCTCTACCCTGTCCCTGACAGGGGGCGCGCGGTTCGATCATCATGAAAAATACGGCTGGCAGACCAGCCCGCGGCTGTACGCCGTCTGGGCCCCTGTCGAAGGATTGACGCTGAAGGCCGGCGGCGGACGCGGGTTCAAGTCGCCCAGCCTCAAGCAGCTGTCGCCGGAATTCGTCACGGTGGCGGCGGCGGGGCGTTTCACCGTCTACGGCAATCCGGATCTGCGGCCGGAGATCGGGGTCTCCTATGAGGCGTCGGCGGAATATCGCCATGACGGCTGGATGGGTCGCGTCGGCGTCTTCGACAATGACATCGAGGATCTGATCGAGACCCGCTGCACCCAGTTCTGCGGCGTACGCGGCCGCGAGGTCCGGCTTTACCAGAACATTTCCCAGGCCCGGATCACAGGACTTGAGGCGGGTGCGGTCGCGCCCTTGCCGGCCGGCTTCATCCTGTCGGCGGACTACACCTATCTCGACAGCCAGAACCGGGACACCGGCGCGCCCCTCTCGGAGCGGCCCGAGCACAGCGGCCATGCGACCCTGCGTTGGCAGCCCGACGACGGCCGCTTCCTCCAGCTGCGCGGCGAATATGTCGGCGAGCAGTTCATGCTGTCGAACTCGATCCAGTACCCGGTCGACGCCTACACCCTGGTCTCCCTGGAGGGTGGCTATCGCCTCGACCCGAAGCTGTGGGTTCGCGCCGGGGTCCAGAATCTCGGTGACGTTCAGATGGCGGAAGAGTCCGCCTACTTCAGCTTCGCCGAGCCGGGGCGGTTCTACTATCTGAGCTTCACGGCGAGCTTCTGA